One Dromiciops gliroides isolate mDroGli1 chromosome 3, mDroGli1.pri, whole genome shotgun sequence DNA segment encodes these proteins:
- the PLAUR gene encoding urokinase plasminogen activator surface receptor produces the protein MRALTLCLLLLAAAQAQVSSGLRCYHCESHGECTIETCLPGQELCRTTVYYNRWKGGQELEVVVRGCAVTGKDNSSMSYRTSQEIIMLKETVCDFDLCNHPDARPSPTFPGARRLECESCASSDQSCERGRTLTLRCPDPTDQCLERITQSGPEAGPLDERYVRGCGSFPDCPGPTGFHNNDTFLFLRCCNHSQCISGPVMKLSDLPLNELQCHSCEGNGTHGCSPEETAVTACRGPMNRCFEATGTHQHWGPGYTVRGCVAPTWCETPHLTATFFDLTEPEIFCCYSNECNEATRDAKPRKNGAGLSLLPGPLTLSLFLMLVTMNLIPAKVA, from the exons ATGAGGGCGCTGACCCTGTGTCTCCTCTTGCTGGCTGCTGCCCAGGCTCAAG TATCCTCGGGCTTGCGTTGTTACCATTGCGAGAGTCACGGGGAGTGCACGATCGAGACGTGCCTCCCAGGGCAGGAGTTGTGCCGAACCACCGTATACTATAACCGCTGGAAAG GAGGCCAGGAGCTGGAGGTGGTGGTGAGGGGCTGTGCTGTGACCGGGAAAGACAACAGCTCCATGTCCTACCGAACAAGCCAGGAGATAATCATGCTGAAGGAGACCGTGTGTGACTTTGACCTCTGCAACCACCCAGATGCCC GTCCCTCCCCTACTTTCCCTGGGGCTCGGCGCCTTGAGTGTGAATCCTGTGCTTCCTCTGACCAGAGCTGTGAACGAGGCCGGACCCTGACCCTTCGCTGCCCAGACCCCACAGACCAGTGCTTGGAGCGGATCACACAAAGCGGCCCTGAAG CGGGCCCTTTGGACGAGCGCTATGTTCGCGGCTGTGGGAGTTTTCCTGACTGCCCAGGTCCTACAGGCTTCCACAACAATGACACTTTTCTCTTCCTGAGATGCTGCAACCACAGCCAGTGTATCAGTGGCCCag TGATGAAACTCTCAGACCTTCCCCTCAATGAACTTCAGTGTCACAGCTGTGAGGGCAATGGGACCCATGGCTGCTCCCCAGAAGAGACAGCCGTCACTGCCTGTCGGGGCCCCATGAATAGGTGCTTTGAAGCCACAGGCACTCACC AACACTGGGGTCCTGGCTACACTGTCCGAGGCTGTGTGGCCCCCACCTGGTGCGAGACCCCGCATCTGACTGCCACCTTTTTCGATCTGACCGAGCCAGAAATCTTCTGCTGCTACAGCAATGAGTGCAATGAAGCGACTCGAGATGCCAAACCCCGAAAAAATGGGGCAGGACTCAGTCTTCTCCCTGGCCCTCTCACCCTCAGCCTGTTTCTGATGCTGGTGACCATGAACTTGATCCCTGCCAAGGTTGCCTGA
- the LOC122748256 gene encoding phospholipase A2 inhibitor and Ly6/PLAUR domain-containing protein, producing MILSILGFLYVLVAPGDPTLTKETTTCYSCTFSGQCTSLTCTVENDICLSTVLGDLGGKKPILRNGLCVAPKDCQAGVYTLSYGFQQGLWANVTCCRGNCSEPPAPDSPVSLFKGGLSNYLCPVCSLYETSCDNDSYLLCPQGETSCVSMNWAELGGDRNFTLRGCGSEDLCRLPENHTLILDYRLIGKPICTSSHRAVLEHKSHHSGTTGSEYGTLLLALVGAWMATWLV from the exons ATGATCCTCTCCATTCTTGGGTTCCTGTATGTGCTAGTTGCCCCCGGTG ACCCCACCCTCACAAAGGAGACCACCACCTGCTACTCCTGTACGTTCTCTGGACAATGCACATCCTTGACCTGCACTGTTGAGAATGACATCTGCCTCAGCACAGTCCTAG GTGACCTCGGAGGGAAGAAACCCATCTTGAGGAATGGCCTTTGCGTGGCACCCAAGGACTGCCAGGCTGGGGTCTACACCCTGTCCTACGGCTTCCAGCAGGGCCTCTGGGCCAATGTCACATGCTGCCGCGGTAACTGCAGTGAGCCCCCCGCACCAG aTTCCCCAGTGTCCCTGTTCAAGGGTGGACTCAGTAATTACCTGTGTCCCGTCTGCTCCCTGTATGAAACCTCCTGTGACAACGATTCATACctgctctgccctcaaggggagACCTCCTGTGTTAGCATGAACTGGGCTGAACTTGGAG GGGACAGGAATTTTACCCTCCGAGGGTGTGGCTCTGAGGACCTATGCCGCCTGCCCGAGAACCACACCCTGATTCTGGATTACCGGCTTATTGGGAAACCCATCTGCACTTCCAGCCATCGGGCTGTGCTGGAACACAAGAGCCACCACAGTGGAACCACAGGCTCTGAATATGGCACTCTCCTCCTAGCCCTGGTGGGGGCATGGATGGCCACTTGGCTCGTCTGA
- the LOC122748258 gene encoding interferon-inducible GTPase 5-like produces MASKSHAPPTEEESTILMAKEELEALRTAFELGDIPKAASRLRELLGSAESSRLEVGVTGESGAGKSSLINALRGIGAEDPGAAKTGVIETTTQPTPYPHPQLPELMLWDLPGAGSPGCPADKYLKQVDFARYNFFLLVSPRRCGAVETRLATEILRQGKKFYFIRTKVDEDLAASRTQRPSGYSENAVLQEIRDHCAERLRAAGVPDPRIFLVSNLSPARYDFPLLVATWERELPAHRRHAGLLSLPDISLQALQKKKDALQEQVLKTALVSGVIQALPVPGLAAAYDDALLIRSLRGYHRSFGLDDDSLARLAEQVGKQAGDLRSVIRSPLATEVSPEAVLRMYAQSSDGAMRVARAFEKGIPVFGTLVAGGISFGTVYTMLQGCLNEMAEDAQRVRIKALEEEASSPGSDARLDVTTGPGLEKRGAGEGGGEDAPISARRKLGLLLKYILESWKKRDVVEEK; encoded by the coding sequence ATGGCGTCCAAGTCACATGCCCCCCCGACCGAGGAGGAGAGCACCATCCTCATGGCTAAAGAAGAGCTCGAGGCTCTTCGGACAGCCTTCGAGCTCGGGGATATCCCCAAGGCTGCCTCCCGCCTCCGGGAGCTTCTGGGCTCCGCAGAGAGTAGCCGCCTCGAGGTGGGTGTGACCGGCGAGTCCGGGGCCGGCAAGTCTTCCTTGATCAACGCCCTGCGAGGGATCGGGGCCGAGGACCCTGGCGCGGCCAAGACCGGCGTCATCGAGACCACGACCCAGCCCACCCCCTACCCTCACCCTCAGCTTCCTGAGCTCATGCTGTGGGACCTGCCAGGGGCCGGCTCGCCCGGCTGCCCCGCTGACAAGTACTTGAAGCAAGTCGACTTTGCTCGCTACAATTTCTTCCTCCTGGTCTCACCCCGCCGCTGTGGGGCCGTGGAAACCCGGCTGGCGACTGAGATCCTCCGCCAGGGTAAGAAATTCTACTTCATCCGCACCAAGGTTGATGAGGACCTGGCGGCTTCTCGCACCCAGCGGCCATCGGGCTATAGCGAGAACGCTGTCTTACAGGAGATCCGAGACCACTGTGCGGAACGTCTCAGAGCTGCCGGCGTCCCGGACCCCCGGATCTTCCTCGTGTCCAATCTCTCGCCGGCCCGCTATGATTTCCCTCTGCTCGTGGCCACCTGGGAGCGGGAGCTACCAGCCCATCGCCGCCATGCTGGTCTCCTGTCCCTGCCAGACATCTCACTGCAGGCCTTGCAGAAGAAGAAGGACGCCCTGCAGGAGCAGGTGCTGAAGACGGCCTTGGTGTCTGGGGTCATCCAGGCCTTACCCGTGCCTGGGTTGGCAGCTGCCTATGATGACGCCCTCCTGATTCGCTCCCTGCGGGGCTACCACCGCAGCTTCGGCCTGGACGACGACTCCCTGGCCAGGCTGGCCGAGCAGGTGGGCAAGCAGGCTGGCGACCTGCGCTCTGTGATCCGCTCGCCCCTGGCCACCGAGGTCTCGCCAGAGGCGGTGCTGCGCATGTATGCCCAGTCATCAGACGGGGCCATGCGTGTGGCTCGGGCCTTTGAGAAAGGCATCCCTGTGTTCGGGACACTGGTGGCCGGTGGCATCTCCTTTGGGACTGTCTACACCATGCTACAAGGCTGCCTCAACGAGATGGCCGAGGACGCCCAGCGCGTCCGGATCAAGGCCCTGGAAGAGGAGGCTAGCTCTCCTGGCTCGGATGCTCGCCTCGACGTCACCACCGGGCCCGGGTTGGAGAAGAGGGGGGCAGGTGAGGGCGGTGGAGAGGATGCTCCAATCTCAGCCCGCCGGAAGCTTGGACTGCTGCTCAAGTACATTCTGGAGAGCTGGAAGAAACGGGATGTGGTCGAAGAGAAATAA